In Ptychodera flava strain L36383 chromosome 21, AS_Pfla_20210202, whole genome shotgun sequence, a genomic segment contains:
- the LOC139121117 gene encoding myeloid differentiation primary response protein MyD88-like: protein MDGGYWSHTVCRGKYDVNLLYYPKHLGYVLEHFRPVLENQLGLKVCLSERDHVAGLPIADNILNSSENSRYCVILFSKDFYEEEWNLFASYEALNSTLRQNNVRVIPVFISKCKVDRKFRQIYHLDITEGTQRQYFWQKLCQSLNVPYSVSHEIPVPPTVEEFYHQMDLQSARLSTTQINSTPPRSPTPDIVRSTSLPYPVQQTPSINRNQAVQDPQVSSTQSLSEQDKDFIKFVTAGILCIIIYKILGQILHQLFSF from the exons ATGGATGGCGGTTATTGGTCACATACAGTCTGTCGTG GCAAGTATGATGTGAACCTGCTATATTATCCGAAGCACCTTGGCTATGTTTTGGAACACTTCCGACCAGTTCTTGAAAACCAGTTGGGACTGAAAGTATGCCTGTCTGAGAGGGATCATGTGGCAGGGTTACCAATTGCAGACAACATCCTCAACAGCTCAGAGAACAGTCGCTATTGTGTCATTCTCTTTAGCAAGGACTTTTATGAAGAAGAGTGGAATCTTTTTGCCAGTTATGAGGCACTCAACAGCACGCTTAGGCAAAACAATGTCCGGGTGATTCCTGTTTTCATATCGAAGTGTAAAGTTGATCGCAAATTCAGGCAAATCTATCACTTGGATATCACAGAGGGAACTCAACGGCAGTACTTCTGGCAAAAGCTGTGTCAGTCCCTGAATGTTCCATACAGTGTGTCCCATGAAA TTCCTGTACCACCAACTGTTGAAGAGTTCTATCATCAAATGGACTTGCAAAGCGCTCGTTTGAGCACTACTCAAATCAACAGCACCCCTCCTAGAAGCCCTACACCTGATATCGTACGGAGTACATCCTTGCCTTATCCTGTACAGCAGACACCATCGATCAACAGAAACCAGGCAGTACAGGATCCCCAAGTTTCTTCGACACAATCTTTAAGTGAACAAGACAAAGACTTTATTAAATTTGTGACAGCTGGAATCCTTTGCATCATCATTTATAAGATTTTGGGACAGATTCTTCATCAGCTTTTTAGCTTTTAA